The DNA region GGTGCTCACGGACAGTCAGCCTAGCGCTGTGCCGGTCAGTTCGGGTGGGCGTCGCTGCAGTTGGCCTCGCAGTTCCCGTCCCCACAACTCGCGTGCTCGCACTCTGCGGCGACAGGGATACCGCCGTTCGAGGGCCCGAGCCACAGGGTGCGGTCGACCACGTAGCCGGCCTCGGTGATCCGGGCCTGCGTGCGCTCCAGGGCCGTCGGGTCGTGCCGCGTCGGGTCCGGCCGCTCGGGGACATGGTGTACGAAGCGGCCGAGCCGCCTGCACAGCGCCTGGTAGACGCGAGTGTGGAGGATCAGCGCGTGCCAGCCCTCGTCAATCGTGCGGGACGGCCGCATACCGCCCGGGAACATGGCTGCGGCAGCGACGAACTTGAGGGCCTCCTCGACGATCCGCCGGGCGTCCTGCTCGGCCATGTCGCGGTTGTTGTCGAGGACAGTGGCCGTGACGCCGTCGAATTCGGCCCGAGTGAGGAGGGATGCGGCGTCTCGAACCGCGGGTGTCGCAGTGGTACTCATGGTGGTGCCTCCCGTTCTGCAAGAGGGTGGGTGCGCCCCGGTCGGGTTCCTGGCGAGGTATGCGGCCGGGGCGGTTTTGGGCCTGCTCGCGGACGGACCGCTGTCTCGTCCACGAGCAGACGTTCATCGGCCCGCGCGACGGCGGCGGGCCATGTCCTGGTATTGGGCGGTCGCGACGAGCAGGTCGCCAGCGGGTGCCGCCAGCTCGGTCCGGTGGTCGGCGCATGCGTACACGTCGCGACCGTCCTCGACAGCGACGACCACGACGGGCGCCCCGTTCGGGCTGGTGGCCTTGCGGCAGCGGGCGCAGCGGCGGTCAGGCACGGGGGTGCTCCTTCGGGGCCGGGGGGTGGCAGGGGCAGACACACGACACGGTGAATACGAGGTCGTCGTAGGTCGGGGTGCGGACCTCGCCGGTCTTGCAAGCGAAGTGCACCTCGAACCGGCACTCGGGGAGGATGTGGGCGGTCGGTTTGGCCGGGGCGCTCACTGGGCGACGCATGCGGGCTGAGCTCGGTGGCGACAGCGTGCCGGCGGGCCCGTTCCAGGGCCTTGACGCACGTGGTCCATCGGTGAGAAGTCGAGGGGATCCGCCAGAGAGGGCCGGAGGTCCGCTGCGGTCCGGGGACGGGAATTTGCGTGGTCTCGCAGGGGACCCGTACCCCATCCCACCATCTACCGGCCGCCCGCATCATGATCGTGCGTCCAGCGGGCAGCCGGTCCGTGAGCCGAGATGTCATGCCGCAAGGATCTGGTGACGGAGGGTGCTGATTCGATCTCAGACCGGTAATCTCATGGTGAGATGGATTTCGATCCCACGATGACTGTGGAGGCGTCGCATGGCCCTCGGACCCATCGAGTTAGAGGCATGGTCGTGGGAGCGGGCGGAGGTCCGGCAGGCCCTGCGTGCGCGCGACATCGGCGCGGTCTTCCGGTATGTACAGCGGTACAGCGGCGCCAGTCAGGCCCGGATCGCCACTGCCGTCGAACTGTCGCAGGGGCGCGTGAACGAGATCATCAACGGCAGGCGGGAAGTCAAGGACTTGGAGGTCTACGAGCGGATCGCCGACGGCCTGCGGATGCCCGACGACGCCCGCCACATCCTCGGCCTCGCCGCCGGCAGGGAGAAGCGGGCCGGCGGGGTCGCATTCGACCTTGCCGCCTTCCCTGAGGTCGTCAGGGTCTACTCCTCCCAGGCCTCCGCGCGCGCGGAGATCCGCCAGCATGCCGCAGCCGCCGAGGAGCTCGACGTCCTGGCCGTGCGCGGCCTTGGGCTCATCGGCCTCAACGACAGCCTCCTCAGGGAGTACTGCCTGCCTCGTGACCAGGGCGGTCGGGGATTGCGCGTCCGGGTGCTGCTCCTCGACCCCGAGTCGCCGGCCACCGTCCGCCGCGCAGCCGAGATCGGGGAGTCCGCCGAATCCCTCGCCAGTGGGATTCGGCTGGCAGAGGCACGACTGCGCGAACTCTCGGGCGACGTACAGGTCTACCGGTACCGGCAGCTGCCCACTTGGCGCATTATTCGGCTCGACGGCACGATGTTCACCGGCGCCTTCGACGCGGGCTGGGAAGGCCACGAGTCGGCGACGTACAAGGTGATGGAGACGCCGCACGGCCCCTTCTGCCGGGGCTTCCGGCGAATGTTCGAGGCGCTCCTCGACGGTGCGGAGCGGACCGTATGAGGGAAGGGAGAAGCCGGTGATCGAGGCGGAGCTCAAGGCCCGCGTGCACACACCGGAGGAGGTCCTGCGGCGACTCGACGGGCGGGCTGAGGGTGTCCCCGAGGTCTACCAGGACACGTACTACGACGCCCCGGATGGCAACCTCGAAGCGCGCGGCGCCGAGCTGCGCATCCGCACCGTCCACGGACCTACCGACACGCGAACCGTCCTGACGTACAAAGGCGCCGCAGTCGATGAGGCGTCGGGCTCGAAGCCGGAAGCGGAGACCCGGGTCGAGAACGCCGACGCGGCGCACGCGATCGTCCGTGGTCTCGGCTATGTCCCCACGATCGCGTTTGAGAAGCGGTGCCGGAACTACACCTTCAAGGCCCGGGGCCGAGAGATGCTTGCGACCCTCGTGCGAGTCCCCGAGGTGGATGGAACCTTCCTTGAGGTGGAGACCCTGGTAGCTGATGCCCAGGTCCACGAGGCGCTGAGCGACATCCGTGTCGTCCTGGCCGAGCTTGGCATCGAGGAGAAGGACTTGACTCGCGAGCTCTACACCGACGCTGTGCGGGCGCGTCGGCAGTCGTAGCTCTGGGGGCGCCACGAACATACAAGGCGCCTCCTCCGTCCGAAGGCGAGGGGGCGCGCCGCCGGAACAGAAAGCCGGTGTCCCGGTCCGTGCTGCCGCTCTAGGATCGCGGCCGATGGAGAGACTGCTCTGCGCGGCCTGCGACCGCCCCCTCACCGTGCCCCTCCGGCTGCTCGACCCGATGCCCGAACGGCCCGGCTTCGACGGGCTCGTCGGTCCGGACGGCTATCGGCGCCCGCCGGCGACCCTGCCGCGCGGCCGCTACGCGGTCGACCCCGAGCGCCGGACGGGGCCGTTCGTCCCGTACGAGGGCGACGACGACGCGTACGACGGGGCGTTCCCCGACGGTCCGTGGAGGTGCGGCGAGTCCGGCTGGCTCGTCGCCGGCGGTCCGCGGGACTGCTACGTCCTGCACCCCGACGACGTGCTCCCGCTCGACTTCCACCCGGACTACCGGCGGCTCATCGGCTGCTGCGGGCCCGCGGGCGACGGGGGTGCCAACCGGGTCTGCGCCTGTGGGGCCGAGGTGGCCATCGCGCTCGGTGACTGCACCACCGCGTACGAGACCCTCTTCCCGCCGGACGCCGTCCGCGTGGAACCGGTCTGAGCCCGGCGGCCGGGTCCTCCCGGCCGCCGCATCCTGTAGAACGTACGAGTGAGTCAGAGCAGCAACCCCACCCCCTCGCCGTCCCACCCCCGGCGCCGCAATCAGGCCGCGCCGCCCCGGGAGGACGTGCTCGCCGCCGCCATGGGCACCATCGCCGAGCGCGGGCTCGACGGGCTGACCATGGCCGGGCTCGGGCGGCAGGTCGGGATGAGCAGTGGGCATCTGCTCTATTACTTCCGCACCAAGGACGAGCTGCTGCTGCAGACGCTGGAGTGGAGCGAGGGGCGGCTCGGGGCCGAGCGCGGGGCGCTGCTCGCGGGGCCGGGCACCGCGCGGGAGCGGCTGGACGGCTATGTCGAGGTGTACGTGCCGGACGGGCCGCGCGACCCGCACTGGACGCTCTGGCTGGAGGTCTGGAACCGCTCGCAGAACGCCGACGACGACGCCCGCGCCCGGCAGGCCGCCATCGAGGGCGCCTGGCACCGCGACCTGGTCGCGATCCTCGCCGAGGGCGTCTCGCGCGGCGAGTTCCGGCCCGTCGACCCGGATCGCTTCGCGCACCGGATGCGGGCCCTGCTCGACGGATTCAGCGTGCACGTCGCGGTCGGCATCCCCGGCACCGGCCGGGCCCAAGTCCTCGACCACGTACGGGAGTTCATCGCCGAAACACTGCTTCCGTGACCGTTAGGCACGCAAGTAGTCCCGATCGTTGCGCCGTTCACCCTTGTTGCCGCCCGGCCGCCTCCGGCACGGTTCCTGCCCATGGGACGAGAGCACTGGAAGAAGATCTGGGTCGGTTCGGCCGGCAACATGGTCGAATGGTTCGACTGGTTCGTGTACGCGAGCTTCGCGACCTACTTCGCGGGGGCGTTCTTCCCCGAGGGGAACGACACCGCCAAGCTCATGAACACCGCCGGCATCTTCGCCGTCGGCTTCTTCATGCGCCCGGTCGGCGGCTGGCTGCTCGGCCGGGTCGGTGACCGCAAGGGCCGCAAGGCGGCCCTCACCCTCACCGTCACCCTGATGTCCGCCTCGGCGGTCCTCATCGCCGTCGCACCCACCTACGCCGTCGCCGGCTACGGCGGCGCCGCCGTCCTCCTGATCGCCCGGCTCCTGCAGGGCCTGTCCGTCGGCGGCGAGTACGCCGCCAGCGCCACCTACCTCACCGAGGCCTCCGCCCCGCAGCACCGCGGCTTCGCCTCCAGCTTCCAGTACGTGTCCATGACGGCCGGTCAGATCATCGGCCTCGGCCTGCAGATCGTCCTCCAGCGGACCATGTCCACCGAGGCCCTGCACAGCTGGGGCTGGCGCATCCCCTTCATCGTCGGCGCCCTCGGCGCGGCCGTCGTCTTCTACCTCCGCCGCACCATGCTGGAGACCGAGGTGTACGAGGAGACCGCCGACGCCGGCGTCGCCCAGGGCCAGCAGGGCACCCTCAAGGCCCTGTGGGCGCACAAGCGCGAGGCCTTCCTCGTCGTCGCGCTCACCATGGGCGGCACGGTGGCCTACTACACGTACACCACCTACCTCACCAAGTACCTGTCCAACTCCGCCGGACTGCCCAAGCAGACCGCGACCCTGGTCTCCTTCTGTGCGCTGATCGTCTTCGCCTGCCTGCAGCCGCTCGCCGGCCGGCTCTCCGACCGGATCGGCCGCCGCCCGCTGCTCATCACCTTCGCGGTCGGCTCCACCCTCCTCACCGTGCCGATCATGACGCTGCTCCAGCACGCCGGATCCTTCTGGCCCGCCCTCGGGCTCGCCCTGCTCGCGCTGGTCGTCGTCACCGGCTACACCTCGATCAACGCCTGCGTGAAGGCCGAGCTCTTCCCGACCGGCATCCGCGCCCTCGGCGTCGCACTGCCGTACGCCATCGCCAACGCGCTGTTCGGCGGCACCGCCGAATACGTGGCCCTGTGGTTCAAGGACGCGGGAATCGAGTCCGGCTACTACTGGTACGTGGCCGGCTGTGCCGCCGTCTCCCTGATCGTCTACCTCACCATGAGGGAGACCCGCGACATCGACCTGGCCCGGGTGGGCGCCACCACCGAGCCGCGGCGGCCGCGAGATCAAATGCCCGTATCGTGAGACCGGCGTCCGCCTGATCCGCCACCTGTGTCAGACTTCCGGCGTGCTCGCTACCACCATGATTATCGGCAGCAGCGCGCCGGTCCGCAGTGGCCACTGATTCGCGGTACGACCCCCGCGGCAGTGGACACCGTGCCCCAGACCCGCGCGCAGACCTCTCGCACCCGCGAGGGGTTTTTTCGTTTTCCGGCCCCACCAGTGCCGGAAGCGGACGGCGCGTGAGAATGGGGGCAAGTGGATCCATACCTTCCGGAGCCACATCCGACAGGAGTCATCAGAGCCATGACCACGGAGAACGCCGAGGGCTCGCGCCTCGACGACAGTTTCCATGTCTTCGACACCACCCTGCGCGACGGCGCGCAGCGTGAAGGCATCAACCTCACCGTCGCGGACAAGCTGACCATCGCGCGGCACCTCGACGACTTCGGGGTCGGCTTCATCGAGGGCGGCTGGCCCGGCGCCAACCCGCGGGACACCGAGTTCTTCGCCCGCGCCCGGCAGGAGATCGCGTTCAAGAACGCCCAGCTGGTCGCCTTCGGCGCCACCCGCCGGGCCGGCGGCAGCGCCGCCGACGACCCGCAGGTCAAGGCCCTGCTCGACTCCGGCGCCCCGGTGATCACCCTGGTCGCCAAGTCCCACGACCGGCACGTCGAGCTCGCCCTGCGCACCACCCTCGACGAGAACCTGGAGATGGTCCGCGACACCGTCTCCCACCTGCGCGCCCAGGGCCGCCGGGTCTTCGTCGACTGCGAGCACTTCTTCGACGGCTACAAGGCCAACCCCGGCTACGCCAAGGACGTCGTCCGCACCGCGCACGAGGCCGGCGCCGACGTCGTCATCCTCTGCGACACCAACGGCGGCATGCTGCCCGCCCAGGTCCAGGCCGTGGTCGCCACCGTCCGCGCCGACACCGGCGCCCGCCTCGGCATCCACGCCCAGGACGACACCGGCTGCGCCGTCGCCAACACCCTCGCCGCCGTCGACGCCGGCGCCACCCACGTCCAGTGCACCGCCAACGGCTACGGCGAGCGGGTCGGCAACGCCAACCTCTTCCCTGTCGTCGCGGCCCTGGAGCTCAAGTACGGCAAGCGGGTGCTGCCCGACGGCGCGCTCGCCGAGATGACCCGGATCTCGCACGCCATCGCCGAGGTCGTCAACCTCACCCCCTCCACCCACCAGCCCTACGTCGGCGTCTCCGCCTTCGCCCACAAGGCCGGCCTGCACGCCTCCGCCATCAAGGTGGACCCCGACCTCTACCAGCACATCGACCCCGAGCTGGTCGGCAACACCATGCGGATGCTGGTCTCCGACATGGCCGGCCGCGCCTCCATCGAGCTCAAGGGCAAGGAGCTCGGCATCGACCTCGGCGGCGACCGCGCCCTGGTCGCCCGGGTCGTCGAGCGGGTCAAGGAGCGCGAGCTCAAGGGCTACACCTACGAGGCCGCCGACGCCTCCTTCGAGCTGCTGCTCCGCGAGGAGGCGGAGGGCCGGGCCCGCCGCTACTTCCGTACGGAGTCCTGGCGCGCGATCGTCGAGGACCGCCCCGACGGCACCCACGCCAACGAGGCCACCGTGAAGCTCTGGGCCAAGGGCGAGCGGATCGTCGCCACCGCCGAGGGCAACGGCCCCGTCAACGCCCTCGACCGGGCGATCCGGATCGGCCTGGAGCGGATCTACCCGCAGCTCGCCAAGTTCGAGCTCATCGACTACAAGGTCCGCATCCTGGAGGGCCGGCACGGCACCGAGTCCACCACCCGCGTCCTGGTCACCACCAGCGACGGCAACGGCGAGTGGTCCACGGTCGGTGTCGGCGAGAACGTCATCGCGGCCTCCTGGCAGGCCCTGGAGGACGCCTTCACCTACGGGCTGCTGCGGGCCGGCGTCGACCCCGCCGAATAGTCCGGAACGGACAGACCGATCGTTCGATATCAGCCATCTGTGTTCGGTTTGGTCTGGTTCGGGTAGCTTCGAATCATGAGGACCAGGGCGATATCCGTGTGGTCCGCCCTCGGCGGGCTGATACTCCTGCTGCTTCTGGTCCTGGCGCCCACCGCGAGCGCCAGGGCCACGGGCGTGCCCGACGTGGCCGCGGCCCTCAAGCAGGGCCCGGTGTACGTCGACCCCGGCGCCGCCGATCAGCTCTCCACGGCCGACGCCACCGCCCTCGCGCAGAAGATCAAGGACGCCGACAAACCGCTCTTCGTGGCGGTGCTGCCGGCGAACGCGCAGTTCCCGCCCGAGAACCTGCTGCGCAACGTACGCACCCAGACCGGGATCACCGGGCTCTACGCGATCCGCCTCGGCGACGGCTTCGACGCGGGCGCCGACCGCGCCGTGATGTCGAGCGCCGCCGTCGACAACCTCGTCACCTCCGTACGGCAGCCCGGCGTGGACGCGGCCACCGAGCTCAACAACTTCGTCGACCAGGCCCTGCCCACCCTGCGCGGCTCCGCCCCGGCCTCCTGGGGCACGGCCGCCGACGACTCCGGGGTGCCGGTGGCCGGACTCGTCGTCCTCGGCGGTGTCGTGGTGGCCGGCGGCGCCGGCGCCTACGCCGTGGTCCGGCGCAACCGGCTCCGCAAGGAGGCCGAGGAGCGCGCCGCCCTCGACCGGCTGCGGGTCGTCGTGGACGAGGACATCACCGCCTTCGGCGAGGAGCTCGAACGGCTCGACTTCCACCCGGCCGAGGCCGGCGCCGACGACGCCATGCGCGGCGACTACGAGCGCGCCCTCGACTCCTACGACACGGCGAAGTCGCGGATGGGCGCCGTGACCCGGCCGCACGAGGTGCGGGCCGTCACCCAGGCCCTGGAGGACGGACGCTTCTCGCTCGCCGTCCTGGCCGCCCGCCGCGAGCACCGGCCGCTGCCCGAGCGCCGCCCGCCCTGCTTCTTCGACCCCCGCCACGGCCCCTCGGCCCAGGACCGCACCTGGACCCCGGCCGGCGGCGCGCCCCGCGAGGTCCCGGTCTGCGCCGCCGACGCGGCCCGGCTGGACGACGGCCAGGACCCGCAGGCCCGCACGGTCGACACCGACGGCGGCCGCCGCCCCTACTGGGAGGCGGGCCCGGCGTACGGCCCGTGGGCCGGCGGCTACTTCGGCGGCGGCCTGCTGCCCGGCCTGCTCGTCGGCACCATGCTCGGCTCGATGCTCTCCACCCCCGCCTACGCCTCCGAGTACGGCGGCGGGGACTTCCAGGACTTCCAGGGCGGCGACTTCTCCGGCGCCGACTTCAACCCCGGTGACTTCGGCGGCAGCGACTTCGGCGGGGGCGGAGGCTTCGACGGAGGCGGCGGGTTCGACGGCGGAGGGGGCTTCTAGAAGCCCCGCGCGGTCGACCCCGCGCGGTCGTCAGACCAGCGGCTTCACCGACATCAGCAGATGCCGGTGGGTGCCCTCACCTCCGTCCGTCGCGTCCGTGATCAGGGCCCGCTGGCCCGGACCGAGCAGCCGCAGGCTCAGCTCCGGCGCGTCGAACGAGCCCAGCGCGTCGAGCAGATACCCCGGGTTGAAGGCCACCGTCATGGCGTCGGCGCCGGTCAGCGCGGCCGGCAGCCGCTGCGAGGCCACATCGTCCTCGTACCCCGCCTGGAGGTGGACGGTCGTCCCGTCGAAGGCCAGCTGTACGGGGCTGTCGCCCTCCGCGACCACCGCCACCCGCTTCACGGCCTCCACCAGCGGCGCCCGCCCGGTCACGGCCACCGCGTGCTCCCCGAGCGCGAAGAGCTTGTCGTGCCGGGGGAGCCGGCCGTCGAGCAGCCGGGTGGTGGTGCGCATCCCGCCGCTCTCGAAGCCGAGCGAGCCGCCGTCCAGGGCGAGCCGGACCCTCCCGGCGCCGGTGAACGAGCGGGCCACCTCGCTGAGCCGGCGGGCCGGCACCACGACGTCCAGCGCCTCGCCGGAGGCGTCTGCCGCCGGCTTCCACTCCAGGGTGCGCACCGCGTACCGATAGCGGTCGGTCGCGGCCAGCGTCATCGTCGCGCCGTCCAGGCCGAGGCGTATTCCGGTGAGCACCGGCAGCGCGTCGTCCCGCCCGGCCGCCACCGCCACATGCCCGACGGCCGCCGCGAACGCCGCCGCGTCGACCTCGCCGCGCAGCGCGGGCAGCGCGGGCCGGTCCGGATAGTCGTCGAGCGGCAGCAGCGAGAGCCCGAACCTGGCGCCGCCGCCGGTCACCGAGAGCCGCGCCCCGTCCACCGCGCACTCCACCGGCCCCGGCGGCAGCACCTTGCAGATGTCGAGCAGCCGCCGCCCGAGCACCAGGGCCCGGCCCTCCCCGAGGACCTCGGCGTCGGCCTCGGTCCGGGCCGAGGCCTCGTAGTCGAGACCGGAGACGCCGAGCCGTCCGTCCGCCGTCGCCTCCAGGAGCAGGCCGCCGAGGACCGGGACGGGGGAGCGGGCGGGCAGCACGCGGGCGGCCCAGGCCACGGCCTCGGTCAACGCCCCGCTGTCGATACGGAATTCCATGTCGCCGACGCTAACGGCCGCCACTGGCAATCCCTCACACAAAGAATTCTAGCGGTGCTAGACAGGAGAGCATAGCTAGGTCTAGCGTTGCCGTTGTGCCTAGCGCCGCTAGGTCGCTGGTTTTGTCCGCCAACTGTGTCCGTCAGCTGTGTCCGTCAGCTCCAGGGGGTTCCCATGTCCGTGCAGTCGTCCGTGCAGTCGTCCGCCCCGTCCCTCGCGCAGGCGTCCAGGACGTCCCTCACCCACCGCGCCGCCACCGTCCTCGCCGCCCTCGGCGGCCTCGCCTGCCTCTGGTTCGGCCTCGACTTCCTCTTCGCCCCGGAGACCGCCGCCGCCGGCTTCGGCATCCCGGCCTGGCCCGAGGGTCAGGCGGCCGGCTACTTCGGCGTCAAGGCCGCCCGCGACCTCGCCAACGGCGCCGTCATCCTCGCCCTGCTGGCCCTCGGCCGCCGCCGCTCGCTGGCCTGGGTGATGCTGCTGATGACGATCGCGCCCGTCGGCGACTGCCTCTCGGTCCTGAGCCACGGCGGCTCGTACGCCGCCGCCCTCGGCATCCACGCGGCCACCGCCGCCGCCGTCCTCGTCGCCGCCGGACTGCTCTTCGCGACCAGCGGCCCCGGGCGGGAATCCGGGCGGGAATCCGGGCGGGCCCTTGATCGTTCGGGTGTCTGAGACAGCCGCGAGGATGCACACAGGGGGAGGGGCGGTCATGACGCAGGTCCACGGCACCGTGGCGAGCGGATTCGAGTCCGTACGGGAGGAGTTCGCCACGGTCGCGGCCGAGGAGGCCCGGGACGGCGGCGCCCAGCTCGCCGTCTACCACCGCGGCGAGCTCGTGGTCGACCTGTGGGGCGGCGAGGGTGTCGAAGGCGACACGCTCCTCGCGCTCTACTCCTCCGCCAAGGGCGTCACCGCCCTGGTCGCCGCCCTCCTCGTGCAGGACGGCGCACTGGACCTCGACCGCGAAGTGGCGTCCTACTGGCCCGAGTTCGCCGCCGCGGGCAAGGGCGCCGTCACCGTCCGCGAGCTGCTCGCCCACCGGGCCGGCGCCATCGGCGTCACCGGCGGCTTCACCCTCGACGAGCTCGCCGACGACCGCCTCGTCGCCGCCCGGATCGCCGCCCACGCCCCGTACTGGGAGCCCGGCACCGGCCACGGCTACCACGCGCTCAGCTTCGGCGCCCTGGCCGGCGAGGTGGTGCTGCGCGCCACCGGCCGCACGGTCCAGGACCACTACGCCGAGCGCGTCCGCGAGCCGTACGGCGCCGACTACCACCTCGGCCTGCCCGAGGAGTTGGAGGCCCGCTTCCGCCCGGCCCTGCCGGTGCGGCCCACCCCGGTCCAGGAGGCCTTCGAGGCGGAGCACCCGATCGCGCCGGACAGTCTGCTCGCCGTCGCCTTCGACCAGCAGGCCGATCCGCCCTTCGACATCGTCGCCTTCGGCAACTCCCGCGCCGTGCACGCCGCCTCGCCGCTCTCCGGCGGCGGCATCGGCACCGCGCGCGGCCTCGCCCGGGTGTACGCGGCGGTGGCCGGCGAGCTCGACGGCCGGCCCCCGCTGCTCAAGCCGGAGACGCTCGCCGAGTTCTCCCGGGCGCACTCCTCGGGCACGGACCTGGTCACCGGCGAGACCAACGCCTTCGGCCTCGGCTTCGTCCCGCTCGCCACCCGCTACCCCTCCCTCGGCCCGACCGCCGTCGGCCACAGCGGCGCCCCCGGCACCCAGTCCCTGGCCGACCCCTCCCGTGCCCTCTCCTACAGCTACGCCCGCCGCCGCTTCGGCTTCCTGGCCGGACCGGGGGCGCTGGAGAACGGCCGCCTGATCCGTACGGTCACGGCCGCCGCGGACCGCCGGGACGGCCGCGCATGACCGAGCTGCTGTTCTTCCTGCCGTTCGTGCTGCTCGTCGGCTGGCTCGTCCGGGGCGGGCAGCGCCGCCGCGCCGCCGCGCTCGCCGACGGGGGCACGGCCGCCGTCCCCGTGCTGCTCCGGCAGGGCTCCCGCTGGCGGCCGGGGCGCCTGGTGATCGGCGCGCGGCCGCTGGTCTGGCGCCCGTTCGCGCGCGGCGGCGAGGTCGTGCTGCCGGCCGAGCTGCGGGTCACCGGCACCCGCCGGCCCACCGTCCGCGAGGCCGTACGACTCAATCCGCTCGCCCGGATCGTGGCCTGCGAGTCGGCCGCCGGACCGGTCCTCCTCGCGGTCATGCCGGAGGAGCTGGAGCCGGTGCTCGGCGCCCTGGAGCGCGGCTGAGTCGGGCGGAGGCGAGAGGCAGGGGGAAACACCACCGCCCGGCAGCCCTCGGGGCTGCCGGGTTCGGGGTGTGCGGTCGCCTGGAACCGGGGGATCAGGCGGCGTTCTTGATGGCGGAGATGTCGAAGTTCAGCTTCACCTTGTCGGAGACCATGACGCCGCCGGTCTCCAGGGCCGCGTTCCAGGTCAGGCCCCAGTCGGAGCGCAGGATCTCGGCGGTGCCCTCGAAGCCGACCCGCTCGTTGCCGTAGACGTCGGTCGCGGTGCCGTTGAACTCCAGGTCGATGGCGAGCGGCTTGGTGACGTCCTTGATCGTCAGGTCGCCCTTGACCTGGTACTTGTCGCCGCCCAGGTGCGCGGCCTCGGTGGACCGGAAGGTCATCAGCGGGAAGGTCTCCGCGTCGAAGAAGTCGCCGCTGCGCAGGTGCCCGTCGCGGTC from Streptomyces fradiae includes:
- a CDS encoding helix-turn-helix domain-containing protein translates to MALGPIELEAWSWERAEVRQALRARDIGAVFRYVQRYSGASQARIATAVELSQGRVNEIINGRREVKDLEVYERIADGLRMPDDARHILGLAAGREKRAGGVAFDLAAFPEVVRVYSSQASARAEIRQHAAAAEELDVLAVRGLGLIGLNDSLLREYCLPRDQGGRGLRVRVLLLDPESPATVRRAAEIGESAESLASGIRLAEARLRELSGDVQVYRYRQLPTWRIIRLDGTMFTGAFDAGWEGHESATYKVMETPHGPFCRGFRRMFEALLDGAERTV
- a CDS encoding YceI family protein, with product MGLFSRKNNTESAATVATLPVDPALAALTGDYTIDPAHSSIGFTVRHAMVTNVRGSFAEHEGSLKLNGTDPAASSAAIDVKIASIDTGIADRDGHLRSGDFFDAETFPLMTFRSTEAAHLGGDKYQVKGDLTIKDVTKPLAIDLEFNGTATDVYGNERVGFEGTAEILRSDWGLTWNAALETGGVMVSDKVKLNFDISAIKNAA
- the cyaB gene encoding class IV adenylate cyclase; this encodes MIEAELKARVHTPEEVLRRLDGRAEGVPEVYQDTYYDAPDGNLEARGAELRIRTVHGPTDTRTVLTYKGAAVDEASGSKPEAETRVENADAAHAIVRGLGYVPTIAFEKRCRNYTFKARGREMLATLVRVPEVDGTFLEVETLVADAQVHEALSDIRVVLAELGIEEKDLTRELYTDAVRARRQS
- a CDS encoding TetR/AcrR family transcriptional regulator encodes the protein MGTIAERGLDGLTMAGLGRQVGMSSGHLLYYFRTKDELLLQTLEWSEGRLGAERGALLAGPGTARERLDGYVEVYVPDGPRDPHWTLWLEVWNRSQNADDDARARQAAIEGAWHRDLVAILAEGVSRGEFRPVDPDRFAHRMRALLDGFSVHVAVGIPGTGRAQVLDHVREFIAETLLP
- a CDS encoding serine hydrolase domain-containing protein, with amino-acid sequence MTQVHGTVASGFESVREEFATVAAEEARDGGAQLAVYHRGELVVDLWGGEGVEGDTLLALYSSAKGVTALVAALLVQDGALDLDREVASYWPEFAAAGKGAVTVRELLAHRAGAIGVTGGFTLDELADDRLVAARIAAHAPYWEPGTGHGYHALSFGALAGEVVLRATGRTVQDHYAERVREPYGADYHLGLPEELEARFRPALPVRPTPVQEAFEAEHPIAPDSLLAVAFDQQADPPFDIVAFGNSRAVHAASPLSGGGIGTARGLARVYAAVAGELDGRPPLLKPETLAEFSRAHSSGTDLVTGETNAFGLGFVPLATRYPSLGPTAVGHSGAPGTQSLADPSRALSYSYARRRFGFLAGPGALENGRLIRTVTAAADRRDGRA
- a CDS encoding DUF4267 domain-containing protein, whose protein sequence is MSVQSSVQSSAPSLAQASRTSLTHRAATVLAALGGLACLWFGLDFLFAPETAAAGFGIPAWPEGQAAGYFGVKAARDLANGAVILALLALGRRRSLAWVMLLMTIAPVGDCLSVLSHGGSYAAALGIHAATAAAVLVAAGLLFATSGPGRESGRESGRALDRSGV
- a CDS encoding MFS transporter; amino-acid sequence: MGREHWKKIWVGSAGNMVEWFDWFVYASFATYFAGAFFPEGNDTAKLMNTAGIFAVGFFMRPVGGWLLGRVGDRKGRKAALTLTVTLMSASAVLIAVAPTYAVAGYGGAAVLLIARLLQGLSVGGEYAASATYLTEASAPQHRGFASSFQYVSMTAGQIIGLGLQIVLQRTMSTEALHSWGWRIPFIVGALGAAVVFYLRRTMLETEVYEETADAGVAQGQQGTLKALWAHKREAFLVVALTMGGTVAYYTYTTYLTKYLSNSAGLPKQTATLVSFCALIVFACLQPLAGRLSDRIGRRPLLITFAVGSTLLTVPIMTLLQHAGSFWPALGLALLALVVVTGYTSINACVKAELFPTGIRALGVALPYAIANALFGGTAEYVALWFKDAGIESGYYWYVAGCAAVSLIVYLTMRETRDIDLARVGATTEPRRPRDQMPVS
- the cimA gene encoding citramalate synthase; this translates as MTTENAEGSRLDDSFHVFDTTLRDGAQREGINLTVADKLTIARHLDDFGVGFIEGGWPGANPRDTEFFARARQEIAFKNAQLVAFGATRRAGGSAADDPQVKALLDSGAPVITLVAKSHDRHVELALRTTLDENLEMVRDTVSHLRAQGRRVFVDCEHFFDGYKANPGYAKDVVRTAHEAGADVVILCDTNGGMLPAQVQAVVATVRADTGARLGIHAQDDTGCAVANTLAAVDAGATHVQCTANGYGERVGNANLFPVVAALELKYGKRVLPDGALAEMTRISHAIAEVVNLTPSTHQPYVGVSAFAHKAGLHASAIKVDPDLYQHIDPELVGNTMRMLVSDMAGRASIELKGKELGIDLGGDRALVARVVERVKERELKGYTYEAADASFELLLREEAEGRARRYFRTESWRAIVEDRPDGTHANEATVKLWAKGERIVATAEGNGPVNALDRAIRIGLERIYPQLAKFELIDYKVRILEGRHGTESTTRVLVTTSDGNGEWSTVGVGENVIAASWQALEDAFTYGLLRAGVDPAE
- the dnaN gene encoding DNA polymerase III subunit beta; the encoded protein is MEFRIDSGALTEAVAWAARVLPARSPVPVLGGLLLEATADGRLGVSGLDYEASARTEADAEVLGEGRALVLGRRLLDICKVLPPGPVECAVDGARLSVTGGGARFGLSLLPLDDYPDRPALPALRGEVDAAAFAAAVGHVAVAAGRDDALPVLTGIRLGLDGATMTLAATDRYRYAVRTLEWKPAADASGEALDVVVPARRLSEVARSFTGAGRVRLALDGGSLGFESGGMRTTTRLLDGRLPRHDKLFALGEHAVAVTGRAPLVEAVKRVAVVAEGDSPVQLAFDGTTVHLQAGYEDDVASQRLPAALTGADAMTVAFNPGYLLDALGSFDAPELSLRLLGPGQRALITDATDGGEGTHRHLLMSVKPLV